In Malus sylvestris chromosome 2, drMalSylv7.2, whole genome shotgun sequence, the genomic stretch GCTGAGGTCACACCAGGCACTCCCTTATTATACACCAGACACAAAGTTACACGAGTAAAGATGATGATCTACTTCTTGTGGCCGCCAGGAAGCTTCTCTTTGACCTTCTCCATTATGCCTTTCTTTTCCTGGTGCTCTCCTATGTTCGCTGTCCCACCATAAGTTGCAGCAGTAGTTGACGTGTCATGAGAATACTGGTTATCCTTATGCCCACCTGGCAGCTTCTCCTTTGTCTTGTCCATCATACCCTTCTCCTGGTGGCGCTCTCCTTCGCCATCCTTGCTGCCACCAAATGGCAGCTTATCCTTTATCTTGTCCATTACACCCTTCTCCTGGTGGTGCTCGCCTTCTCCTGCATAGGTGGTCCCACCGCCGTACTGTGCACCGGTGGTCGGCTTTGCATGCAAGTACTGGTCATCCTTGCTAGCACCGCCTGGCAGCTTCTCCTTTACCTTGTCCGTCACACCCTTTTTCTGGTGGTGCTCTCCTTCTCCTGCATAGGTGGTCCCACCGCCGTAATGTGCACCGGTGGTCGGCTTTGCATGCGAGTACTGGTCATCCTTGCTAGCACCGCCTGGCAGCTGCTCCTTCACCTTGTCCATCACACCCTTCTTCTGGTCGCGCTCTCCTTCTCCTGCATAGGTGGTCCCACCACCATAAGGTGTAGCGGTCTGCGTTCCATGAGAGTACTGGTCATCCTTGTTACCACCGCCTGGCAGCTTCTCCTTTACCTTGTCCATCACACCCCTTTTCTGGTGGTGCTCTCCTTCACCTGTGTAGGTCGTCCCACCGCCGTAAGGTGTAGTGGTCTGCGTTCCATGAGTGTACTGGTCATCTTTGTTACCACCACCTGGTAGCTTCtcctttatcttttcttttagtcccttcttccttcttccaccTAGCCCATCATCTTCAGACTACAATAATAGAATGTTAGACCTTGttacaaaaaatatatgtaaatataatGCACATATCATACTTATAACCCTAAGAAATTGTTCCATCTGGTAAGATAACATGTTGATGtaatatttgaatttgaaacatTGATCGTGTTgataattgaaaaaacaaaatgcgCAGAGATGCATAAATCTAACAAGGGAATAAAATACACTAATTTTCCGAACAATATTCTTCAAGATACGAATTTGTAATATGTTATTAATTTAGATCACTAATGAGCCCATCGTTGGTGCGCGCAATTTTTCTTGCAAAAATGTTAAATTTGACAATAGAAAATTATTACTTCTTTGATTTTTCTAGCAACATAAGTACCTCTTACAAGAAAAGTTTATTCATAGTACGCATAGATTTGTAGCATATCTCATGCATCTAATGAATTAACTTAGAACTACATTTATATAGAGGTGAAAAGAGGAGAACTTACAGAGCTAGAGCTTCCGGAGCGCTGAAGTACGGCAGGGCCGCCATGACGTCCAACAATCACTTCATCACCAGGCTTGGCATGAGCAGTCCCGTAGCCAGTATCAGTCCGACCGTGTTGAACCACGTTCCCTAACTCGTCGGTCCTACCGGCTCCTGCACTACCGTTATAAGTCGGGTTCCCGTAGTTCTCGTTAGTTTTTTCGGGTGTTGAACCATAATTCGCCATTTTTCAAAAGAACAACAAACAGATTAACTGTAGTAACAATGTTTTGCGACTAATACAACAATTGCAGTGAGAGTATTAGTGATTTGCTTGGGATGATGTGTTTGATTAGGAGTTGGGTTGGTTGGTTTATATAGACAACTGATTTGCACCAGCAAGGCATGCAGATATAGCGGTGAGCGTAAGGCATTTTAACAACTTGGAGACATGGCACTGCTGGGAAAATGATGACAAGTGAAAATTAACGTCGGCAAGATATTTTGTTGCTTTTTGGGTGGGGGGTGGGGGGTGGGGGCATATGGATAAAGAGAGATGAATACCTGTTTGAACTTtgaacaataaaaaagaaaacgatACGAATACCTGCTCCCCTGGTGACCATGGGATTGGTGACACGTGCCCTCTGTACTTGTTCCACTAGCTAGCTCCCACGTGGGTAGTATCTATTGGTTTTAGCCTAGGTCTTATTGACTGGTTGGTAATTTGGTATATCTACTGGTCATAAACTTGTAGATCTTCTAGGTCTTACCGACATGCTATAAGTTAAAAGGATAATCTTATAGAGactaaaattatagaaaaagtgtggaaattaaataatatgaaaattaataatatttattatttaaatattaataaatgtgtttattttttattcgtgacatattatttaatttgtaaattttatttctaaatgtAGTTTCTCTAAGATATTACCCTATAAGTTATATTGtcgttttaatttttcttttgattagAACAACCCAGACATTAATAAAAAGAATGTCGACAAACTCCACACCTTTAAATCTTCTGCTACACACAaattttctacacttcaaaataaaagtAGGTCACATAATATTACGATTTattggaattttattttatttatatatgaaAGGTCTAAAGTTTAATTTTCATAAAataacgaatttgaaccatattattactagtcCAAGGTTAAGTCTGTACTCTcacttttagtgtagataatatgatttgttgaaaaacaaataatgttaaaaattaatttcaagTGTAATGTTAGAAAGACCACCTTTTTATATTATGTATCacatattaaataaaattaattaattaacttgacATGTTCGATCACTTGTTACATTATGTAATACACAAGATTATACAAAGATATCTCCTTAGCATTTTCTTTGACGCAAATGTGTTTTAAATAGAATTATTTTTCAAGCAAATTACTATTCATTCGAAAGTAGCTCGTCCATTTTACTTGCTAGAACTATTTCTCTTGAATATACCCTTCTTCAATTTTCACTCTCTACTGTCTACATTTAAGCGTGGATTACAAAGTCCTCtatgatgaatgatgatcaCTGTTAGATTAAGATTGATTCGAACCATCTTCGTTTTTATCGCATGTAGTCTATAAGAAAGCAATTTTTAATTGTAATTAGAATAGAACTACTACCTAAAAATGGATTTGATTAAACCATAAACAGAGGTGATACTCTCTACATCTAATAGGTTATACACATTAATTTGCGCTATATCTTTGAAGAGGTTGCTTACGATTACCGTGCCCGACCTATACATAAAGGAAGTCTTGCcatcaaaattataaaaaaaatattgacttTGCTGGAGATGTATCCCTTGTATGGAATTTAATGATATTTTATGAGTTTCGACTTTGCCGGAGAATGATTATCCCTCCTCTAGATTATGCTCCATTTCAGTGGAGGCGTAGTAAAATTTATAGAATTGGATGTTTATTTAACTTATCTTTTGGTACAGTAAGATTTTCAATCAAAGAACGCCTAAACAGAAACCAGAATGTAATTGCTCCACTGATAAAACGACATACAAAGTACATACTACAAAAACACAAACGACACTGCGAACCGCTCGCGGCTCACTCGTGCACGTAAGAAAAAAGTTCACACAGTCACGCCAAGCACCGATTATTAGCATATTAAAACAACTGACAGGCCCTATAATTCAAATATACGAATTCACAGATATGCGTATATTTGTATTTAGTGGTGTCCACCGGGaagtttttctttgattttgtcCATGATGCCCTTCTTTTCATGGTGCTGTCCGGTGGTTCCACCG encodes the following:
- the LOC126592052 gene encoding cold shock protein CS66-like isoform X2, with amino-acid sequence MANYGSTPEKTNENYGNPTYNGSAGAGRTDELGNVVQHGRTDTGYGTAHAKPGDEVIVGRHGGPAVLQRSGSSSSSEDDGLGGRRKKGLKEKIKEKLPGGGNKDDQYTHGTQTTTPYGGGTTYTGEGEHHQKRGVMDKVKEKLPGGGNKDDQYSHGTQTATPYGGGTTYAGEGERDQKKGVMDKVKEKLPGGASKDDQYLHAKPTTGAQYGGGTTYAGEGEHHQEKGVMDKIKDKLPFGGSKDGEGERHQEKGMMDKTKEKLPGGHKDNQYSHDTSTTAATYGGTANIGEHQEKKGIMEKVKEKLPGGHKK
- the LOC126592052 gene encoding cold-shock protein CS120-like isoform X1 — translated: MANYGSTPEKTNENYGNPTYNGSAGAGRTDELGNVVQHGRTDTGYGTAHAKPGDEVIVGRHGGPAVLQRSGSSSSSEDDGLGGRRKKGLKEKIKEKLPGGGNKDDQYTHGTQTTTPYGGGTTYTGEGEHHQKRGVMDKVKEKLPGGGNKDDQYSHGTQTATPYGGGTTYAGEGERDQKKGVMDKVKEQLPGGASKDDQYSHAKPTTGAHYGGGTTYAGEGEHHQKKGVTDKVKEKLPGGASKDDQYLHAKPTTGAQYGGGTTYAGEGEHHQEKGVMDKIKDKLPFGGSKDGEGERHQEKGMMDKTKEKLPGGHKDNQYSHDTSTTAATYGGTANIGEHQEKKGIMEKVKEKLPGGHKK